A segment of the Amycolatopsis thermophila genome:
GGTGACCGGGCGATGACGTCAGCCGTCTACGTCGACGCGACCCTCGAGCTCGCCCACCGGCGCTTCGTGGCAGCGAGCCGCCGGCCCGACGCCGACTACGCCCTGCCCGAGAGCCTGCTCGACCTCGCCCGCGCCGCCATCGCACCCGCACTCGCCCCGAGCCCGGCCACGACCATCACCACTGCAAGCCGAACCGCCTCGGCCACTCGCAGCGCCCAGTACGCAACGCACACCGCGCTCGCCGACGAGCGTGGCACCGCACCACGCCCGGCCGGCACCCCGCAAGGGTTCCCGGGCTCGAAACAGCATCCCGCTGCACGCGACCGCCCTGCGATCACCGGCCGGCGAACCGGCGCTCACACCACGTCGAACGCCGAAGGAGCCACAGCGCGGCCGGGACCCGCCGACGCAGCACAACATCCGACCGCCGAGGGCGGCGGCCACACGACCAACCCCGGCCGACCAGGTAGCGCACCGCCGACGACGCAGACCAACAGCGACACCCCGGCACCAGGCACACACCCCAACCACCCACGACCAACCGAGACAAACCACACCACCAACCCCAGCCAGCAAAACCACCCCGAACCAACGGCGAACACCACCAGCCCGAACCACACCCCGACAAGACCGACGCAGACCAACAGCGACACCACGGCACCCGCCACACACCCCAACCACCAACGACCAACCGAGACAAACCACACCACCGACCCCAACCAGCAGAACCACCCCCGACCAACGGCCAACGCCACCAGCCCGAGCCACACCCCGGCAAGACCGAGGCGGACCGACAGCGACATCGTGGCGGGGGCGAGGCTTGCCGTTGTCGAGCAGCATCCCGCGGCCGGGGCGTTGTTCACGCTCGCGGAGTTGCTGGACGTGTCGCCGTTCCGGCTCAGCCGGGCGTTCACGCGCGAGGTGGGCGTGCCCCTCACCCGCTACCGCAACCGGGTGCGCGTCGGCCGGGTGATGGAGCGCCTCGAGGGTGGGGAGGCGGACCTCGGGTACCTCGCGGCCGATCTGGGGTTCGCGGACCAGGCCCACCTCACCCGCACCGTGAAGGAGCACGTCGGTCACACGCCTGCAGCCCTGCGGCGGTTGCTGGGGCCCTGACGCCACCGCGGCGCCCCCGGGCAGCGGCCGGCCTCGATCCGCACCGCACCCGCCGAGCCGTTCCCGGAGGGCATGCGGCGGGCAGGTGCCAAGCCGGCGCGGCACACCCGGAATCACCGTCGTGTGAAGCTCGTCGCAGGGGCTTGGGTGCGTTCCTCGCGTGGTGACACGCTGGGTTTTCCAGATCCACGACCCGGGGACCCGATGAGGGCCTCGAGGGAAGGACGGTCGACGAAGATGTCCACCACCAGCGGCGAGCCCGCGACGCCGAGCGGGCCCGGTCCGGCGACCACCGGCGAAACCACCGCGCCCTACGGCTCCGGCCCGGCGGCCGGCACCCCGCCGGTCAAGAAGGTCCGCATCCCCCACCTGCAGGAACTCAAGCGCCGTGGCGAGCCGTGGCCCATGCTCACCACCTACGACATGTACACGGCAGAACTGTTCGACGAGGCGGGCATCCCGGTGCTGCTCGTCGGCGACTCGGCCGCCAACAACGTCTTCGGCTACGAGACCTCGCTGCCCGTCACCGTCGACGAGCTCCTCCCCCTCGTCCGCGCCGTTACCCGCGCCACGAAACGCGCACTCGTCGTCGCGGACCTGCCGTTCGGCTCCTACCAGCTCTCCCCCGAGCAGGCGCTGGCCACGGCCGTCCGGTTCATGAAGGAAGGCCGCGCGCACGCGGTCAAACTCGAAGGTGGCCGCCGCTTCGCGCCGCACGTCGAGGCCCTCACCGGCGCCGGCGTGCCCGTCATGGGCCACATCGGCTTCACCCCGCAGAGCGAGCACAACCTCGGCGGCTACCGGGTGCAGGGCCGCGGCGAGGCCGGTGCCGAACTGGTCGCCGACGCCCTCGCGCTCCAGGAAGCCGGCGCGTTCGCCGTCGTGATGGAAATGGTGCCGGCCGAGGTCGCCAAACAGGTCACGCACGAACTCAGGATCCCGACGGTCGGCATCGGCGCCGGACCGGACTGTGACGCCCAGGTGCTCGTCTGGCAGGACATGGCCGGCCTGCGCCGCGGCAAGGCGCCGCGCTTCGTCAAGCGCTACGCCGACGTCGCGGGCGCGCTGACCCAGGCGGCGACGGCCTTCGCCGACGAGGTCCGACGCGGCGAGTTCCCCGCGCCCGAGCACTCCTTCCACTGATCGGCCTCCCCGGGGCGCGGCGGACCAGGCCGCGCCCCGGAGCGCCGTCACCGGTCACGCTTGAAGCGTTCGGCCAGCGCCGGGTCGTTCTCCCACCAGAGGCCCTGCGGTGCGGGCTCTTCGTCGGCGATCTTCGCCTGCCGTTCGTCGGCGCGAAGCCAGCGCAGCGCCAGCGCCCCGACGAACGGCAGCCCCGCCAGGTCACCGCCGATCCACAGGATCCCCGCGCCGATGATCTGGTCGGTCCGCAGGTCCGGGCCCCACGTGCGCCCCAGCGCCTCGTAGTACCCGGCCGCCCGCAACGGCCCCAGCCACAGCACCAGCCCCAGCGCCGCGTCGACGATGACCTCGGTGAAACTGATGGCGAAGGACACCAGGTGGTGGTCCTCCCGCGGCGTCGGATCGACCCGCAGCCGGGTCCAGAAGTACGCGAACCCGCACCCGAGGAGCACCAGCCGCACCAGCTCGTCGACCGCCGCGTGGCGCAGCGTGAGCTCGTACAGCGGCGTCAGGTAGATCACCAGCGGCGGCACGATCAGCAGCACCGAAATCACCAACGGGAAGGTCAGCGCCCGCGCCAGCGGCCCGCGCCCCCACCGCCGGAGCCGCTCGCCCGGCACGACCGCGAGCAGCAGCGTGATCGGCGCCCCCAGCGCGAGCAGCAACGGCGTGATCATCAGCAGCACCACGACCTGCACCGCACGCGGCCAGAACAGCACGTCGTCGTAGACGCCGAGGAACGAGCACGTCACCAGCAGCACGGTGGCCAGCCCGGCCAGGAACGCCACCGTCCGCGACGGGGGCCACGGCCGTGTCCGCCGCGCCGCCCACAGGTAGCCCGCGCCGAGCAGCACCACGAACACCAGCGCGGGGACGTCGGCCGTCCAGGCGCTGAAGATCCGGTCCGCGGACAACGGACTCACGCCACGAAATATACGAGGCTGCCGATTCCGGCGACAACACAGTAAATCGCGAACGGCGTCAGCGTGCGCGTTTCGAAATAGCGCGTCAGGAACCGCAGCGCCAGGTACGCCGCCACCCCGGCCACCAGGCTGCCCACCAGCGCGGGGCCGAGCGACGCCGAGTTCTCCGAGGCGAACAGCGACGGCATCTTCAGCACACCAGCGGCCAGGATCACCGGCGTGGCCAGCAGGAACGCGAACCGCGCCGCGTCCTCGTGGGACAGTCCACGCCGCAACCCGGCGACCATGGTGATGCCGGACCGGCTGATGCCCGGGAACAACGCGAGGATCTGCGCCGCGCCGATCAGCACCGCCTCACCCACCCCGAGCCGGGCCAGGCGCCGGTCGGCGGCCTCCTCGGAGGTCACGATCCGCATCGGCATCGTGACCTCCGCCGAGAAGTCCCGCGTGACCTCCGACGGCCCGGGCACCGGCGTGACCGGCACCGGCTTCCGCTCGGCCCGGGCGAACCGCTCCACCGCCAGCAGCACGACGCCGTTGAGCGCCAGGAAGATCGCGGTGGGCACCGGTTTGCCGAGGAAGTCCCGCAGCGCGCTCTCCAGCAGCAGACCGGCGAGCCCGACCGGGATCGTGGCGAGCACGAGCAACCAGGCCAGCCGCTGGTCGGGGTTCACCACCTCCCGGTCGCGCACGGACGTCCACAACCCGCGCACGATGCGCACCCAGTCCCGCCGGTAGAACACCACCAGGGCGAGCGCGGTCGCCACGTGCATCGCGACGAGCACCGCCAGGTACGGCGAGTCCTTGCCCATGCTCAGGTCACGCGCCCACGAACCGCCCACCCAGGCCGGAATGAGGATGCTGTGCCCGAGGCTGGACACCGGAAACAATTCCGACACACCTTGCAAAGCACCGACGACAATCGCCTCGAAATAGCTGACAGCGGACATCTACGGACCTCTTTTCACCGCCCGGACGGCCCGCCGAAAATACCTGAGGCGCTACAGCCGCCCGCCGCTGGCCGTGTCCCCGGACAGCCGCTGCGCGAGGTACACCGGAACCGTCGACACGACGATCAGCACCGCGGCGACCACGTTGACCACCGGCGCCTGGTTCGGCCGGAACAGGTTGTCCAGGATCCAGATGGGCAGCGTCTGCAACCCGGCACCGAGGGTGAACGTGGTCACGATGATCTCGTCGAACGACAGCGCGAACGCCAGCAGCCCACCGGCCAGCAGCGCGGACCGCAGCATCGGGAACGTGACGAGCCGGAACGTGGTGATGCCGTCGGCGCCGAGGTCCATCGACGCCTCCTCGAGGTTGCCGCCGAGCCGCCGCAGCCGGGCGACGACGTTGTTGAACACCACCACGACGCAGAACGTGGCGTGCGCGATGATCGCCGTGAACAGTCCGAGGTCGATGCCCAGGATGGTGCGGAACGCGTTGTTCAGCGCGATCCCGGTCACGATGCCGGGCAGCGCGATCGGCAGGATGATCAGCAGCGACACCGTGTCCTTGCCGAAGAACCGGTACCGCTGCAGCGCGAACGCCGCCATCATCCCGAGCACCAGCGCGATCGCCGTGGCCGCGAGGCCCGCTTCCAGGCTGGTCACCAGCGCCCGCAGCACGCCCTCGTTCTCCGCCGCGCGGCGCCACCACTCCAGCGTGAAGCCGGACGGCGGCCAGCCGAACGTCGTGTCGGCGTTGACCGAGTTCAGCAGCACCACCAGCAGCGGCACGTAGATCACGGCGAGGCCGAGCACCAGCGCGGCGAGCAGGACGTACTTGGTCTTCTTGGACAGCATCATCGGGAGACCGCCTAGAGGTTGTCCAGCGCACCGGTGCGGCGCACCGCGGCGAGGTAGACGAGCATGATGACCACCGGCACCGTCGCCACGGTCGCCGCGAACGGGAGGTTGTTCGCGGCGCCGATGTTGTCGTACACGACGTTGCCGAGCATCTGGTTGGCGCCGCCGACGATCTTGACCGTGATGTAGTCGCCCAGGGTCAGCGAGAACGTGAAGATCGACCCGGCGACGATCGCGGGGAACGTCAGCGGCAACACGACCGACCGGAACGTCCGCCACGACCGCGCACCGAGGTCACCGGAGGCTTCGACCAGCGAGTCCGGCAGCCGGTCGAGACCCGCGTAGATCGGCAGGATCATGTAGGGCAGCCACAGGTAGGACAGCGTGATGACGGTGGCGGCCAGGCCGTAGCCGGGGGTGGCGCCGAAGAGCCACCCGACCAGCCCGTTCCCGGAAAGCATGATCCGCCACGAGTACGCCTTCACCAGGTAGCTCGCCCACAACGGGGTCATCACCGCGATCACCAGTACCCGCTGCGCCCGCGGCGAGGCGAACTTGGCCATGTAGAAGGCCATCGGGAACGCGATCACGGCGTCGACCACCGTGACCGCCACCGCGATCCCCAGTGTGCGCAGGGTGATCGTGCGGTAGACGCCGTCGGTGAACAGGGTCGTGAAGTTGTCCAGCGACCACTCGGTGACGACCTGGCCGGTGAAGGTGTCGGTGTGCCAGAAGGCGGTGACGAACAACGCCGCCAGTGCGCCGAGGTAGGCCAGCCCGAGCCAGAGCAGTGGCGCGCTGAGCAGCATGCCCAGCCGCAGCCTGGGTTTGCGGTACAGGAATCCCGACACACTGGCGGCGATGCTCATGTCAGCCCTTGATCTCCGTCCACGCGCGAGTCCACTCGCCGTAGTCCTTGCACTTGACGTCGGTGCGGCCGTCGACACACTGGGCGATCGGCGTGGTCCAGTACCAGATCTGGCCGGCGTAGGCGGCGTCACCGGCGTGGTAGGTCTCGCAGTGCTTGGCGTCGGCGGTCAGCGAGCAGGCCTTCGGGTTGGCCGGTGCCTCGCCGAAGTACTCGGCGACCTTCGCGTTGGCCGCGGGCGAGATGATGTGGTCGAGCCACTTGTAGGCGCAGGTCTTGTGCGCCGACTTCGCCGAGACCATCCAGGTGTCGGACCAGCCGGTCGCACCCTCGGTGGGCAGCGTGGACTCCAGCGGCGCGCCCTCGGACTGGGTCAGGTTGACCGTGACCTGCCACGCCGTGCCGACGACGGCGTCGCCGTTCTTGAGCGCCTGGCTCTCCTTGAGGTAGTCCGACCAGTACTCCGACACCAGCGGGCGCTGCTGCTTGAGCAGGTCCACCGCCGCCTGGAACTGCTTGTCGTCCAGCGCGTAGGGGTTCTTGATGCCCAGTTCCGGCTTGGTCTTCATCAGGTACAGCGCGGCGTCGGCGATGTAGATCGGCGAGTCGTAGGCGATGACCTTGCCCCGGTAGGGCGAGTTCGCGTCGAACACGACCGACCACGACGTGGGCGCGGGACTGACCTTGTCGGTGCGGTAGGTCAGGACGTTGGCGCCCCAGCCGTGCGGCACGCCGTAGGAGACGTTGTTGACGCTGTTCCACGGCTTGTTCTTGAGGAAGTCGTAGACGTCGGCGTAGTTCGGGACCAGGCCGGTGTTCACCGGTTCGACGTCGCCGCCCGCGATGAGACGCAGCGAGGCGTCACCGGAGGCGGAGATGACGTCGTACTGGCCGGTCTTCATGAGGCTGACGGCCTCGTCCGAGGTGCCGAAGGTCTTGACGTTGACCTTGCACCCGGTGGCCTGCTCGAACGGGGTGACCCAGTCGACCTTCGGGTCGTTGGACCCGTTCTCCGCGTAACCGGGCCAGGCCAGGATGTTCAGCGCGCCCTCGGGCTGCCCGAGCTGGGACAGCGCTTCGAGCTTCGGTGGGGTGAACGCCTGCCCGCCCCCGCTGGACGAGCTGGTGCTCGACGTGCCGCAGGCCGCCACGGCGGTGCCCGCACACATCAGCCCCGCGATCAGGCGCAGGGTCCGGCTGTTGCGCATGGATTGGCTCCTCACTCGGTGATGCGGAAGTTGTGTTCTTGCCGCCAGGACAGGCGAACGCGGTTGTCGGCAAGTTCGAGGGGTGCGCCGACGTTCTGCCGGACGACCGAGAGCCGCCCGCCGACGTCGAGTGCCACCACGTAGCGGACCGTGGCACCCGCGTAGGAGGTGCTGGTGACCGTCCCCGTGGCGCTGACCTCGCCGACCGCGGCGGGCTGGGACAGGTCGGCGTCGAGGCGGATCTTCTCCGGGCGGATGCTGAACACGCCGCGCGTGCCGAGCACCGCCTCGGCGCTGTCGCCGGACAGCAGGTTCGACGTGCCGACGAACCCGGCGACGAACGCGGTGGCCGGTTTCTCGTACACCTCGCTCGGCGTGCCGATCTGTTCGATGCCGCCGGCGTCGAACACCGCGATCCGGTCGCTCATCGTGAGCGCCTCGTCCTGGTCGTGCGTCACGAAGATGAACGTGATGCCGACCTCGCGCTGGATCTGCTTGAGCTCGGTCTGCATGGCGTGCCGCAGCTTGAGGTCCAGGGCGCCGAGCGGTTCGTCGAGCAGCAGCACCTTGGGCCGGTTCACCAGCGCCCGCGCCAGCGCGACCCGCTGACGCTGACCGCCGGAGAGCTGCGTGGGTTTGCGGTCGGCGAACCCTTCCAAGTGGACGGTCCGCAGTGCGTCGCGGGCGCGCTCGCGGCGTTGCGCGCGGGGCACCTTCTTGACCCGCAACCCGTACTCGACGTTCTGCTGCACGGTCATGTGCGGGAAGAGCGCGTAGTCCTGGAACACGGTGTTGACGTCCCGCTCGAACGGGGCGAGCCGGGTGACGTCGCGGCCGGCCAGCTCGACCGTGCCGGACGTGGGCAGTTCGAACCCGGCGATCATGCGCAGCACGGTCGTCTTGCCCGAGCCCGACGGGCCGAGCATCGAGAAGAACTCGCCCTGCGCGATGTCCAGGTCGACGCCGTCGACGGCGACCACGGAGCCGAACTCCTTGCGCAGACCGCGCAGCCGGATCGCGCTCGTGGTGGCCGCCGGGGCTGCCTTCTCGGCGAGGGTGGGGGCTTGGTTCGGCGACACGTCGATCACCAGGCCGTCATGACGTGCTTGACACGGGTGTAGTCCTCCAGGCCGTACAGCGAGAGGTCCTTGCCGTAGCCGGACTTCTTGAACCCGCCGTGCGGCATCTCCGCGACCAGCGGGATGTGCGTGTTGATCCACACGCAACCGAAGTCGAGCTTCGCGGACAGGCGCATCGCGCGGCTGTGGTCGGCGGTCCAGATCGAGGACGCCAGGCCGTACTCGACGCCGTTGGCGGCGGCCAGTGCCTCGTCCTCGCCGCTGACCCGCTGCACCGTGATGACCGGGCCGAACACCTCGTTCTGCGAGATCTCGTCGTCCTGCCGGACACCGGAGATCACCGTGGGCTCGAAGAAGTAGCCCTCGTCGCGGGCCCGCTTGCCTCCGGTGTGGACGGTCGCGTGCGCGGGCAGCCGCTCGACGAACCCGGACACCTTCGCGAGGTGACCGGCGCTGTTGAGCGGCCCGTACAGGACGTCGGGGTCGTCGGGCAGGCCGGTCTTCGTGGCCTCCGCGTGCCGGGTCAGCGCGGCGACGAACTCGTCGTGGACGTCGTCGTGCACCAGGACGCGGGTGGCCGCGGTGCAGTCCTGACCGGCGTTGAAGAACCCCGCCATCGCGATGGTCCCGGCCGCGTTCTCCAGGTCGGCGTCGGGGAAGACGATCACCGGCGCCTTGCCGCCGAGTTCGAGGTGGACGCGCTTGAGGTCGGCGGCCGCGGACCCGGCGACCTCGGTGCCCGCACGGACGGAGCCGGTGATCGACACCATCGCCGGGATGTCGTGCTCCACCAGCGCCCGTCCGGTGTCGCGGTCGCCGCACACCACGTTGAGCACGCCCGGCGGCACGAACTCCGCGGCGATTTCGGCGAGCAGCAGCGTCGAGGCCGGGGTGGTGTCGGACGGCTTGAGCACCACCGTGTTCCCGGCCGCCAGCGCGGGCGCGATCTTCCAGATCGCCATCAGCAGCGGGTAGTTCCACGGCGTGACCTGGGCGCACACGCCGATGGGCTCGCGCCGCACGTAGGAGGTGTGCCCGGTCAGGTACTCCCCCGCGGCGCGACCCTCCAGTGCGCGGGCGACACCGGCGAAGAACCGCAGCTGGTCGGTGATCATCGGGATCTCTTCGGCCGTGGTCACCGCCAGCGGCTTGCCGGTGTTCGCAGACTCGACGCGGACGATCTCGTCGGCCCGCCGCTCGACCGCGTCGGCGATCTTCAGCAGCGCGACCTGGCGGGTGCCGGGCGTGGTCTCGCGCCAGTCCTCGAAAGCGGTCGCGGCGGCGCGCAGCGCGCGGTCCACGTCGTGCGCACTGCCGACGGAAGCGGTGCAGTACGGCCGCCCGGTGACCGGGTCGATGATCTCGGCGACGGCTCCGTCGGCGGACTCGACGTGGTCGCCGGCGATGAAGTGTCTGAGCTGATGCACGGGCTGGCTCCTGGCTCGGGCGGGGACGGTGCGGGTCTCGGTACCCCGATGGCCGGAAAACATATAAGACCATATTTCATAGGACAAGGTCTTGAGGCAGGATTGGTCGCGGCAGCACCCGAAAGAAGGAGCCCGATGCACAGGCCGTCGACGTCCCCCAGTGCGCGATCAGTGCTGTTCGCGCCCCTGGAGCAGACCGGGCGGGCGGAACTCGTCGCCCGGCGGCTGGTGGACGCGATCACGCTCGGTGTTCTCGCCGACGGCGAGCAGCTGCCGAGCGAGGCCGAGCTCGCCGAGCAGTTCGGGGTGTCGACCGTGACCGTCCGGGAAGCGCTGGTAGCCCTGCGGCAACAGGGCCTCGTGCAGACCAAGCGCGGCCGCGGCGGCGGCAGCTTCGTGTGCGGGCCGCGGGAGGAGGACGACGAGTCCTGGCGAGCGCGGCTGCGCGAGGTGTCGCTGAGCGAGCTGCGGGACATCGGCGACCACTACGTCGCGGTCGCCGGCGCCGCGGCGAGGCTGGCCGCCGAACGCAGTTCGACCGAGGACATCGCCCGCCTGCAGCTCGCCGCCGAGGACCTCGACGGCGCGGCGGGCACCGCCGCGACCCGTGCCGAGCGC
Coding sequences within it:
- a CDS encoding cytochrome c oxidase assembly protein; translated protein: MSADRIFSAWTADVPALVFVVLLGAGYLWAARRTRPWPPSRTVAFLAGLATVLLVTCSFLGVYDDVLFWPRAVQVVVLLMITPLLLALGAPITLLLAVVPGERLRRWGRGPLARALTFPLVISVLLIVPPLVIYLTPLYELTLRHAAVDELVRLVLLGCGFAYFWTRLRVDPTPREDHHLVSFAISFTEVIVDAALGLVLWLGPLRAAGYYEALGRTWGPDLRTDQIIGAGILWIGGDLAGLPFVGALALRWLRADERQAKIADEEPAPQGLWWENDPALAERFKRDR
- a CDS encoding FadR/GntR family transcriptional regulator, coding for MHRPSTSPSARSVLFAPLEQTGRAELVARRLVDAITLGVLADGEQLPSEAELAEQFGVSTVTVREALVALRQQGLVQTKRGRGGGSFVCGPREEDDESWRARLREVSLSELRDIGDHYVAVAGAAARLAAERSSTEDIARLQLAAEDLDGAAGTAATRAERQFHLEVAAASQSPRLTHQEIQLQSERGALLWLPLGHHDPVTACTEHRAIAAAIAQADGELARKLTEQHILDTIDRLGEVHLDLLGS
- a CDS encoding ABC transporter permease; the protein is MSIAASVSGFLYRKPRLRLGMLLSAPLLWLGLAYLGALAALFVTAFWHTDTFTGQVVTEWSLDNFTTLFTDGVYRTITLRTLGIAVAVTVVDAVIAFPMAFYMAKFASPRAQRVLVIAVMTPLWASYLVKAYSWRIMLSGNGLVGWLFGATPGYGLAATVITLSYLWLPYMILPIYAGLDRLPDSLVEASGDLGARSWRTFRSVVLPLTFPAIVAGSIFTFSLTLGDYITVKIVGGANQMLGNVVYDNIGAANNLPFAATVATVPVVIMLVYLAAVRRTGALDNL
- a CDS encoding helix-turn-helix domain-containing protein, which codes for MRFAPALWDQLFGDRAMTSAVYVDATLELAHRRFVAASRRPDADYALPESLLDLARAAIAPALAPSPATTITTASRTASATRSAQYATHTALADERGTAPRPAGTPQGFPGSKQHPAARDRPAITGRRTGAHTTSNAEGATARPGPADAAQHPTAEGGGHTTNPGRPGSAPPTTQTNSDTPAPGTHPNHPRPTETNHTTNPSQQNHPEPTANTTSPNHTPTRPTQTNSDTTAPATHPNHQRPTETNHTTDPNQQNHPRPTANATSPSHTPARPRRTDSDIVAGARLAVVEQHPAAGALFTLAELLDVSPFRLSRAFTREVGVPLTRYRNRVRVGRVMERLEGGEADLGYLAADLGFADQAHLTRTVKEHVGHTPAALRRLLGP
- a CDS encoding undecaprenyl-diphosphate phosphatase — encoded protein: MSAVSYFEAIVVGALQGVSELFPVSSLGHSILIPAWVGGSWARDLSMGKDSPYLAVLVAMHVATALALVVFYRRDWVRIVRGLWTSVRDREVVNPDQRLAWLLVLATIPVGLAGLLLESALRDFLGKPVPTAIFLALNGVVLLAVERFARAERKPVPVTPVPGPSEVTRDFSAEVTMPMRIVTSEEAADRRLARLGVGEAVLIGAAQILALFPGISRSGITMVAGLRRGLSHEDAARFAFLLATPVILAAGVLKMPSLFASENSASLGPALVGSLVAGVAAYLALRFLTRYFETRTLTPFAIYCVVAGIGSLVYFVA
- a CDS encoding ABC transporter permease, coding for MMLSKKTKYVLLAALVLGLAVIYVPLLVVLLNSVNADTTFGWPPSGFTLEWWRRAAENEGVLRALVTSLEAGLAATAIALVLGMMAAFALQRYRFFGKDTVSLLIILPIALPGIVTGIALNNAFRTILGIDLGLFTAIIAHATFCVVVVFNNVVARLRRLGGNLEEASMDLGADGITTFRLVTFPMLRSALLAGGLLAFALSFDEIIVTTFTLGAGLQTLPIWILDNLFRPNQAPVVNVVAAVLIVVSTVPVYLAQRLSGDTASGGRL
- a CDS encoding ABC transporter ATP-binding protein, with the protein product MSPNQAPTLAEKAAPAATTSAIRLRGLRKEFGSVVAVDGVDLDIAQGEFFSMLGPSGSGKTTVLRMIAGFELPTSGTVELAGRDVTRLAPFERDVNTVFQDYALFPHMTVQQNVEYGLRVKKVPRAQRRERARDALRTVHLEGFADRKPTQLSGGQRQRVALARALVNRPKVLLLDEPLGALDLKLRHAMQTELKQIQREVGITFIFVTHDQDEALTMSDRIAVFDAGGIEQIGTPSEVYEKPATAFVAGFVGTSNLLSGDSAEAVLGTRGVFSIRPEKIRLDADLSQPAAVGEVSATGTVTSTSYAGATVRYVVALDVGGRLSVVRQNVGAPLELADNRVRLSWRQEHNFRITE
- a CDS encoding ABC transporter substrate-binding protein — its product is MRNSRTLRLIAGLMCAGTAVAACGTSSTSSSSGGGQAFTPPKLEALSQLGQPEGALNILAWPGYAENGSNDPKVDWVTPFEQATGCKVNVKTFGTSDEAVSLMKTGQYDVISASGDASLRLIAGGDVEPVNTGLVPNYADVYDFLKNKPWNSVNNVSYGVPHGWGANVLTYRTDKVSPAPTSWSVVFDANSPYRGKVIAYDSPIYIADAALYLMKTKPELGIKNPYALDDKQFQAAVDLLKQQRPLVSEYWSDYLKESQALKNGDAVVGTAWQVTVNLTQSEGAPLESTLPTEGATGWSDTWMVSAKSAHKTCAYKWLDHIISPAANAKVAEYFGEAPANPKACSLTADAKHCETYHAGDAAYAGQIWYWTTPIAQCVDGRTDVKCKDYGEWTRAWTEIKG
- the panB gene encoding 3-methyl-2-oxobutanoate hydroxymethyltransferase: MSTTSGEPATPSGPGPATTGETTAPYGSGPAAGTPPVKKVRIPHLQELKRRGEPWPMLTTYDMYTAELFDEAGIPVLLVGDSAANNVFGYETSLPVTVDELLPLVRAVTRATKRALVVADLPFGSYQLSPEQALATAVRFMKEGRAHAVKLEGGRRFAPHVEALTGAGVPVMGHIGFTPQSEHNLGGYRVQGRGEAGAELVADALALQEAGAFAVVMEMVPAEVAKQVTHELRIPTVGIGAGPDCDAQVLVWQDMAGLRRGKAPRFVKRYADVAGALTQAATAFADEVRRGEFPAPEHSFH
- a CDS encoding gamma-aminobutyraldehyde dehydrogenase, yielding MHQLRHFIAGDHVESADGAVAEIIDPVTGRPYCTASVGSAHDVDRALRAAATAFEDWRETTPGTRQVALLKIADAVERRADEIVRVESANTGKPLAVTTAEEIPMITDQLRFFAGVARALEGRAAGEYLTGHTSYVRREPIGVCAQVTPWNYPLLMAIWKIAPALAAGNTVVLKPSDTTPASTLLLAEIAAEFVPPGVLNVVCGDRDTGRALVEHDIPAMVSITGSVRAGTEVAGSAAADLKRVHLELGGKAPVIVFPDADLENAAGTIAMAGFFNAGQDCTAATRVLVHDDVHDEFVAALTRHAEATKTGLPDDPDVLYGPLNSAGHLAKVSGFVERLPAHATVHTGGKRARDEGYFFEPTVISGVRQDDEISQNEVFGPVITVQRVSGEDEALAAANGVEYGLASSIWTADHSRAMRLSAKLDFGCVWINTHIPLVAEMPHGGFKKSGYGKDLSLYGLEDYTRVKHVMTAW